The stretch of DNA TTACGGAAGCAAGAGAAATTATTCAGGACCTGTTTTTTTAGTACTATTTTCCGGCAGTTTTCCTGCCATGACAGTTTTTATATTTTTTTAGACTGCCACAAAAACAGGCTGTATTTTGAGACATTCGCTGCGTTTTTGCTGGACGCGTGTGTTGGGGGAGATGACTGTCAATGTAATACCATTGGCCCTCATCAAGTAAAAACTCACTTCGTTCATGAATTGATTTAATCAGACCTGACTGATGATATCTTGCTATGAATTCCACAAATCCCTGGTTTGACTTCTTACAAGGGAAGGTGGCTTCTAATACCTCCAAACCAAGCCAGTCTGCTTGCTCTGCCCATTCTTTGGCATCAGACTCGTTGAAGTGCGCTAGCGGTTTACCTCTCATGGTTTTAACAATATAGGCTATATTAGCCTTTGTATAGGCAGTATAACGTGAACGCATCAGGGCTTCGGGAGTTGCAGGCTTTCCGCCTTGATCAATTAAAATACCGCAGCAGGCGGTATAGTCAAGTTGCGAACCGCAGGGGCAGAAGTTCATATACTCGATAATTGGGTTAATTTTCACGAGTGTAGCGGTTCAGGAAAAAAATCA from Legionella quinlivanii encodes:
- a CDS encoding YchJ family protein — translated: MNFCPCGSQLDYTACCGILIDQGGKPATPEALMRSRYTAYTKANIAYIVKTMRGKPLAHFNESDAKEWAEQADWLGLEVLEATFPCKKSNQGFVEFIARYHQSGLIKSIHERSEFLLDEGQWYYIDSHLPQHTRPAKTQRMSQNTACFCGSLKKYKNCHGRKTAGK